One genomic region from Vibrio cyclitrophicus encodes:
- a CDS encoding HPr family phosphocarrier protein, translating to MELTRTVLIQNRLGLHARAAVKLVELAQSFDATITIHSEEDKIATADSVMGLLMLESAQGQHITIQAAGSDSQQALDAVCQLIEAKFDEGE from the coding sequence ATGGAATTAACTCGAACTGTACTGATCCAAAATCGCTTGGGTCTTCACGCTAGAGCAGCCGTCAAGTTGGTTGAGCTAGCGCAAAGCTTTGATGCGACCATTACTATCCATAGCGAAGAAGATAAGATCGCGACTGCAGATAGCGTGATGGGGCTACTTATGCTGGAATCAGCGCAAGGGCAACACATTACCATTCAAGCGGCAGGCTCTGATTCTCAGCAAGCTCTTGATGCTGTCTGTCAGCTAATTGAAGCAAAGTTTGATGAGGGTGAGTAA
- the rapZ gene encoding RNase adapter RapZ, with amino-acid sequence MRLIVVSGQSGAGKSVALRVLEDLGYYCVDNLPVNLLNDFVESVREINQNVAVSIDIRNLPKEPQLVTDKLEQLESATDIDVNVLFLDASKQTLLKRYSETRRIHPLSIGQEKLSLEQAIDLEKTLLTPLAEQACIVIDSSDCNLYELSEKVRFKVEGKEKQELIIVFQSFGFKYGLPSDADYVFDVRFLPNPHWEPALRPLTGLDAPIHSFLEKHPEVLELKQQIQGFIEQWLPMLEKNNRSYLTVAIGCTGGKHRSVYLTQKIGEYFDQLGHQVQIRHASLEKHQQG; translated from the coding sequence ATGCGGTTAATCGTTGTTAGTGGCCAATCAGGAGCAGGTAAAAGTGTCGCGCTACGAGTCCTTGAAGACTTGGGGTATTACTGTGTCGATAACCTTCCCGTAAATCTGCTCAACGACTTCGTCGAGTCAGTTCGTGAAATCAATCAAAACGTCGCCGTTAGCATTGATATTCGTAACTTACCGAAAGAGCCTCAATTAGTCACAGATAAGCTTGAGCAGCTTGAGTCTGCAACCGACATCGATGTGAACGTGTTGTTCTTAGATGCGAGCAAGCAAACGCTACTCAAACGCTACAGTGAAACTCGCCGAATCCACCCTTTGTCGATTGGCCAAGAAAAGCTCTCTCTTGAACAAGCTATCGATTTAGAGAAGACACTCCTAACACCGCTTGCTGAACAAGCCTGTATTGTAATTGATAGCAGCGACTGCAACCTCTACGAATTGAGTGAAAAGGTTCGCTTTAAAGTTGAAGGTAAAGAGAAGCAAGAGCTGATCATTGTTTTTCAGTCTTTCGGCTTTAAATATGGTCTACCAAGCGATGCTGACTATGTGTTTGACGTACGCTTCTTGCCGAACCCTCATTGGGAACCCGCTCTACGACCATTAACAGGTCTTGATGCCCCTATTCACTCTTTTCTAGAAAAGCACCCGGAAGTTCTAGAGCTCAAGCAACAAATCCAAGGCTTTATCGAGCAGTGGTTACCAATGCTAGAAAAGAATAATCGCAGTTACCTAACGGTCGCGATTGGCTGTACTGGCGGCAAACACCGCTCGGTTTATCTGACTCAGAAAATTGGTGAGTATTTCGATCAACTTGGCCATCAAGTTCAGATCAGACACGCCTCCCTAGAGAAGCACCAACAGGGCTAA